A stretch of Campylobacter gracilis DNA encodes these proteins:
- a CDS encoding 4Fe-4S binding protein: MKEHGFYAAGLKDVVLSDDIEICGDEEGAKNEEFIVANSPKLKAQIYAPQINFYIANTKDEPLLIAQNVDILYEAAAAAFDGALDSDYQKPVGKNVILACDEPREELVRLLKQHGFKVIALSRAEIKFVYGEIGDLAVTILSERDEVETEADFFLISGAAPYQLRQSGCYEISGLKDDEILEILNSKSPVYHYKNSTIFDPAICQYHGRRNELRAPCVEVCPTVAILKNDEKRELVFSYIDCIGCGACVSVCPSGALKFAKLPQSVFGEIAKLYAGKIPLLIAESEIESAPAVQLPCGVLPFGIFGSKQIDEVNLLSAMQESGSSVIVYGADVGEGTREAAELINGISRAIYGKDAVFLARNLAELQEALKWAQSSQPWAFSLNDQGLSKKEIFSKRVSAMVGDGSFGVVKSGELLKFGKVSINEASCTLCLSCVGACNTGALYADNSDNSIKLNASLCTTCNYCVLSCAEKDTIELQPCGVELESGFFNYKMLAKDELFKCIECGKEFATSKAVMKIAEMMGAHFANEPEKMKTLFCCGDCKAKIMIKKQIEDARKGAM; encoded by the coding sequence ATGAAAGAACATGGATTTTACGCCGCGGGGCTAAAAGATGTCGTCTTAAGCGACGATATCGAAATTTGCGGCGATGAAGAGGGGGCGAAAAACGAGGAATTTATCGTCGCCAACTCGCCTAAATTAAAGGCTCAAATTTACGCGCCGCAGATAAATTTTTATATCGCAAATACCAAAGACGAGCCGCTATTAATCGCGCAAAACGTAGATATTTTATACGAAGCCGCCGCCGCAGCCTTCGACGGCGCGCTAGATAGCGACTATCAAAAGCCCGTCGGCAAAAACGTGATTCTTGCCTGTGATGAGCCGCGAGAGGAGCTTGTGAGGCTACTTAAGCAGCATGGATTTAAGGTGATCGCGTTAAGCAGGGCCGAGATTAAGTTCGTCTATGGCGAGATTGGCGATCTTGCGGTTACGATTTTAAGCGAGCGAGATGAGGTTGAGACCGAGGCAGATTTTTTCTTGATTAGCGGCGCAGCGCCCTATCAACTGCGACAAAGCGGCTGCTACGAGATCTCGGGGCTAAAAGACGATGAAATTTTAGAAATTTTAAATTCCAAAAGCCCGGTTTATCATTATAAGAATTCCACGATCTTCGATCCCGCGATCTGTCAATATCACGGCAGGCGAAATGAGCTGCGAGCGCCGTGCGTAGAGGTTTGCCCCACAGTGGCGATTTTGAAAAATGACGAAAAGCGCGAGCTAGTATTTTCGTACATCGATTGCATCGGTTGCGGCGCGTGCGTGAGCGTCTGCCCTAGCGGCGCGCTGAAATTTGCCAAGCTGCCCCAAAGCGTATTTGGCGAGATCGCAAAGCTCTATGCAGGCAAAATTCCGCTTCTCATCGCAGAGAGCGAAATCGAGTCTGCACCCGCAGTGCAGCTTCCGTGCGGCGTGCTACCGTTTGGAATTTTTGGAAGCAAGCAAATAGATGAGGTAAATTTGCTAAGCGCGATGCAAGAAAGCGGCTCGAGTGTGATCGTTTACGGCGCAGACGTGGGCGAGGGTACGCGCGAGGCGGCGGAGCTTATCAATGGAATTTCGCGCGCGATCTACGGCAAGGACGCGGTATTTTTAGCGCGAAATTTAGCCGAGCTGCAAGAGGCGCTAAAGTGGGCGCAAAGCTCTCAGCCGTGGGCGTTTAGTTTAAACGATCAGGGCCTTAGCAAAAAAGAAATTTTTTCCAAACGCGTAAGCGCGATGGTTGGCGATGGTAGCTTCGGCGTCGTAAAAAGCGGAGAGTTACTAAAATTTGGCAAAGTAAGTATAAACGAAGCAAGCTGCACGCTATGCCTTAGCTGCGTGGGTGCCTGTAATACCGGCGCGCTGTATGCCGATAACAGCGACAATTCGATTAAGCTCAACGCTTCGCTTTGCACGACGTGCAACTACTGCGTGCTAAGCTGCGCCGAAAAGGATACGATCGAGCTTCAGCCTTGTGGCGTGGAGCTTGAGTCTGGATTTTTTAATTACAAAATGCTAGCCAAAGACGAGCTTTTTAAGTGCATCGAATGCGGCAAGGAATTTGCGACGAGCAAAGCCGTGATGAAGATCGCGGAGATGATGGGCGCGCATTTTGCAAACGAGCCTGAAAAGATGAAGACTCTTTTTTGCTGCGGCGATTGCAAGGCGAAAATAATGATAAAAAAGCAGATAGAAGATGCTAGAAAAGGGGCAATGTAA
- the selA gene encoding L-seryl-tRNA(Sec) selenium transferase — MQRIKLPKIDKIANAQEFQNCLRPQIIKIAQELIEQERQKALQGGELASESEIIARIKSRYEKFQNLSLKPLINATGVVLHTNLGRSVISAEILARAQKIITSYSNLEYDLSEGARGNRYDYIALLCSELFGAQDALVVNNNAAAVFLVLNTFASGREVVVSRGELVEIGGSFRVSEVMANSGAKLVEIGTTNKTKLDDYEEAINENTAILMKVHRSNFKISGFSSSVSAAEVAALARKATRKKEEFLALRAANFKNLENLCGGSSDATGEILNSAPNSLNLADSSANALNLNSGEPSKRSECFHEEGESEIPAKASKIAPTKFSMKKAESFNEIIDYYDLGSGYASELGFGLGKSEPSIFELLKSGVRLLSFSGDKLFGSVQCGIILGDRQLIARLRKNQLLRMLRVDKITLSLLAETIKAYINKEFHLITTIDQIHLSLDELRERAELVQSRISVKSQIVPTTTFVGGGTMPGASYPSVALAILDGADPQSTQAKFRTAGIIGRIEDDKFLLDFRSILKSDLQDLIKKIGEIYE; from the coding sequence ATGCAACGAATCAAACTACCCAAAATCGACAAAATCGCAAACGCGCAGGAGTTTCAAAACTGCCTCCGCCCGCAAATCATCAAAATCGCGCAAGAGCTTATTGAACAGGAGCGCCAAAAGGCGCTGCAAGGAGGCGAGCTCGCAAGCGAAAGCGAGATCATCGCGCGCATCAAATCGCGCTACGAAAAATTTCAAAATCTAAGTCTTAAGCCGCTCATCAACGCAACCGGCGTCGTGCTGCACACAAATCTCGGCCGCAGCGTCATCAGCGCCGAAATTTTAGCCCGCGCGCAAAAGATCATCACCTCGTATTCAAATTTAGAATACGACCTATCCGAGGGCGCGCGCGGCAACAGATACGACTACATAGCGCTTTTGTGCAGCGAGCTCTTCGGCGCGCAGGACGCGCTCGTGGTCAATAACAACGCTGCGGCGGTATTTTTGGTGCTAAATACCTTCGCGAGCGGACGCGAAGTCGTGGTAAGCCGCGGCGAGCTAGTCGAGATCGGAGGGAGCTTTCGAGTAAGCGAAGTGATGGCAAACTCCGGCGCAAAGCTTGTGGAGATCGGCACTACGAACAAAACCAAGCTGGACGATTACGAAGAAGCGATCAATGAAAACACGGCGATCTTGATGAAGGTACACCGCTCAAATTTTAAAATTTCGGGTTTCAGCTCGAGCGTAAGCGCTGCGGAAGTTGCGGCTTTAGCGCGAAAAGCGACGCGCAAAAAAGAGGAATTTTTAGCGCTTAGAGCGGCAAATTTTAAAAATTTAGAAAATCTTTGCGGCGGCTCGTCGGATGCGACGGGCGAAATTTTAAATTCCGCGCCGAATAGTTTAAACTTAGCGGATAGTTCTGCGAATGCTCTAAATTTAAATAGCGGCGAGCCGTCCAAAAGGAGCGAGTGCTTTCATGAAGAGGGAGAGAGCGAAATTCCCGCTAAAGCTTCTAAAATTGCTCCTACAAAATTTAGCATGAAAAAAGCGGAAAGCTTTAACGAGATCATCGATTACTACGATCTTGGAAGCGGCTACGCGAGCGAGCTGGGATTTGGGCTAGGCAAAAGCGAGCCATCTATTTTTGAGCTTTTAAAAAGCGGCGTGCGGCTGCTTAGCTTCAGCGGCGACAAGCTTTTCGGCTCCGTGCAGTGCGGCATCATCCTAGGAGATCGGCAGCTTATCGCGCGCCTGCGCAAAAACCAGCTACTGCGAATGCTGCGCGTGGATAAGATCACGCTAAGCCTGCTAGCCGAGACGATCAAGGCGTATATAAATAAAGAATTTCACCTCATCACGACGATAGATCAGATCCATCTGAGCCTGGACGAGCTGCGTGAGCGAGCGGAGCTAGTGCAATCGCGCATAAGCGTAAAATCGCAGATCGTGCCTACTACCACCTTCGTAGGCGGCGGCACGATGCCCGGCGCCTCCTACCCTAGCGTCGCGCTTGCGATACTTGACGGCGCAGACCCGCAGAGCACGCAGGCAAAATTTCGCACTGCGGGCATAATCGGGCGGATCGAGGATGATAAATTTTTGCTCGATTTCAGATCGATTTTAAAAAGCGACTTACAAGATTTAATAAAAAAGATCGGAGAAATTTATGAATAG
- the selB gene encoding selenocysteine-specific translation elongation factor codes for MNSVIIGTAGHIDHGKTALIKALNGFEGDRMPSEKERGITIDLSFSHLRSGDTNVAFIDVPGHENLVKTMISGAYAFDAAMLVVAADDGLMPQSKEHIQILSLLGVKSVILCISKCDLADDARRSEVATQCREYIGKFKNLQILNTFFISIKDPASIAELKNYLFNIKPAQRQGGGVVHYYIDRVFSLKGLGTIVTGSLINGAISKGEKLYNCDLGKAFNVKSVQIHDEDTPLAQAPNRVALSLDAKTSELQKGQILTKKGFFRGFNEADCTFSGEISHNQDVLFCVGSKQSAAKALILKELPSGEKLVSFKFDKTMFLKFDEPFVCLANSRVIGGGRVLNAVVEPLKKQSKAVLLTALLKRNFTEAFKILSLFHKHGFGLFSAYQRFGMEYDEAVKIARGIEGTYFDEANLCVYDLSAIEDVKSLIKFIVSKNDYAIFSPASIALKLSWASEDLAARALSELERGGIVSKKGGVYVKSGVDFDALKQSLESKIFDLIKKGGIAPLAPYNIYDELEIDRESGDDALKKLTYAKKVVRLAHNLFVEAENLALAIKRLYAIIEKEGFVNVTNAKEELGLSRKFVICYLEYLDKMGNIVTIDNKRYLKK; via the coding sequence ATGAATAGCGTAATCATAGGCACCGCAGGCCATATCGATCACGGAAAGACCGCGTTAATCAAGGCACTAAACGGCTTTGAGGGAGACCGGATGCCAAGCGAAAAAGAGCGCGGCATCACGATCGATCTTAGCTTTTCGCATCTGCGCTCGGGGGATACCAACGTCGCCTTCATCGACGTTCCGGGGCATGAAAATCTAGTAAAGACGATGATTAGCGGCGCGTATGCCTTCGACGCTGCGATGCTAGTAGTCGCCGCGGACGACGGGCTAATGCCGCAAAGTAAAGAGCATATTCAAATTTTATCGCTGCTCGGGGTAAAAAGCGTGATCCTGTGTATCAGCAAGTGCGATCTTGCGGACGACGCGCGCAGATCCGAGGTTGCGACGCAGTGCAGGGAATACATCGGCAAATTTAAAAATTTGCAAATTTTAAACACCTTTTTTATCAGCATAAAAGATCCCGCAAGCATTGCCGAGCTGAAAAACTATCTCTTTAATATCAAGCCTGCGCAGCGTCAAGGAGGCGGCGTGGTGCACTACTACATCGACCGCGTCTTTTCGCTAAAAGGGCTTGGCACCATCGTAACGGGCAGCCTCATTAACGGCGCGATTTCAAAGGGCGAGAAGCTTTATAACTGTGATCTGGGCAAAGCTTTTAACGTCAAAAGCGTGCAGATCCACGACGAGGACACGCCGCTGGCGCAAGCTCCAAACCGCGTCGCACTGAGTTTAGATGCCAAAACGAGTGAGCTGCAAAAGGGGCAAATTTTAACCAAAAAAGGCTTTTTCCGCGGCTTTAATGAAGCCGACTGCACCTTTAGCGGCGAAATTTCACACAACCAAGACGTGCTGTTTTGTGTCGGAAGTAAGCAAAGTGCGGCAAAAGCGCTCATTTTAAAAGAACTTCCTAGCGGCGAGAAGCTCGTAAGCTTTAAATTTGACAAAACGATGTTTTTGAAATTTGACGAGCCTTTCGTCTGCCTGGCAAACTCGCGCGTAATCGGCGGCGGACGCGTGCTAAACGCCGTAGTTGAGCCGCTAAAAAAGCAGAGCAAAGCCGTGCTTCTCACCGCGCTTTTGAAGCGAAATTTCACCGAAGCGTTTAAAATTTTAAGCCTCTTTCACAAGCATGGATTCGGGCTATTTTCGGCGTATCAGCGCTTCGGAATGGAGTATGACGAAGCGGTAAAAATCGCACGCGGCATAGAAGGGACGTATTTTGACGAAGCAAATCTATGCGTTTACGATCTAAGCGCGATCGAGGATGTAAAAAGCCTCATAAAATTTATCGTCTCAAAAAACGACTACGCGATCTTTTCGCCCGCCTCGATCGCTCTAAAGCTCTCGTGGGCCAGCGAAGATCTTGCCGCGCGTGCGCTTAGCGAGCTTGAGCGAGGCGGCATCGTCTCCAAAAAGGGCGGGGTTTACGTAAAATCGGGGGTGGATTTTGATGCGCTTAAGCAGAGCCTGGAGAGTAAAATTTTTGATCTCATCAAAAAGGGCGGCATCGCGCCGCTTGCACCGTATAACATTTACGACGAGCTGGAGATTGATCGCGAAAGCGGCGATGACGCGCTAAAGAAGCTAACATACGCCAAAAAGGTCGTCCGTCTCGCGCACAATCTTTTCGTCGAGGCCGAAAATTTAGCCCTGGCGATCAAGCGCCTTTACGCAATCATCGAAAAAGAGGGCTTCGTAAACGTCACGAACGCTAAAGAGGAGCTGGGACTTAGCAGAAAATTCGTCATCTGCTACCTCGAATACCTCGATAAGATGGGAAATATCGTGACGATCGACAATAAACGCTATTTAAAAAAGTAA
- a CDS encoding thioredoxin domain-containing protein translates to MKKAILTSVALAASLNAALSDSEILSIYGGAPQGIEIKVAERIPLSEPKGVEAVVLKISQGNMSQEEIIFTQGDLIFTDIIDPKKRVVYKEQIKQDRIAGQLSKVFKAESKDNIIKLGNDPKKPTILMLTDALCPFCRKEMARIEETLKNNNVDIVMTSVHGDDGHAKSALIYKEIKNAKTDEQKIAVFRKYYAEDNKAGAKDVSAAELNAAKALAAKYFGAGVNSVPYIIELDKLK, encoded by the coding sequence ATGAAAAAAGCTATTTTAACTTCAGTTGCGCTCGCAGCGAGCCTAAACGCGGCTTTAAGCGACAGCGAAATTTTATCTATCTACGGCGGCGCGCCTCAAGGCATCGAAATAAAGGTCGCCGAGCGCATCCCACTTAGCGAGCCAAAGGGCGTCGAGGCGGTCGTTTTAAAGATTTCTCAAGGCAATATGTCGCAAGAGGAGATCATCTTCACCCAAGGCGATCTGATCTTTACCGATATCATCGATCCTAAAAAACGCGTAGTCTATAAGGAGCAGATCAAACAAGACCGCATCGCAGGACAGCTAAGTAAGGTCTTCAAAGCAGAGAGTAAAGACAATATCATCAAGCTAGGAAACGATCCCAAAAAGCCTACGATTTTAATGCTAACAGATGCTTTGTGCCCATTCTGCCGCAAAGAGATGGCAAGGATCGAAGAAACGCTAAAAAATAACAATGTTGATATCGTCATGACCTCCGTTCACGGCGACGACGGCCACGCAAAATCCGCACTCATCTATAAAGAGATCAAAAATGCTAAAACCGACGAGCAAAAGATAGCGGTTTTTAGAAAATACTACGCTGAAGATAACAAAGCAGGCGCCAAAGACGTAAGCGCTGCCGAGCTAAATGCTGCAAAAGCCCTAGCTGCCAAATACTTCGGTGCGGGGGTAAACTCGGTGCCTTACATCATCGAACTAGACAAGCTAAAATAA
- a CDS encoding autotransporter domain-containing protein yields MLKSLKKIVSLALVGAAGFGYASEQNSWSYANAQKSPSNNTSHSDVMSAADSLGAKLSRRDAASDSSASDEYESSFRIKLEYARGFAKKGSYSGRLNNQRVMMPAFRWTGNSGVNAEFWNGITNIGGALVPYVAFGSYEAATPGNQTTQYLVRREEDAVQMKRNIAAGISNLGYTYTTNSTRNLNLVYADIDNFVNFYGRENIAGYFIDEVNTENNPVTIAYMKSIYNYIKTKYPGMLVLANNGWGVRDAIAPYADVWMLQEVSADEYINHYRPRTSEFEKDPANSSKILHVIYNARPDQYDEIIRLSRERNAANLFITSDTNAYPSGYDDLPTYFEALMLAINNFTPKNGSLFSQVARGGNRIGIEMPRSKVDLDLTKLARNSAYKNLTDTDGQEFNVNVSAIGNYGGDYKDRSGGVKYDHKSDGILLGASKKVDDLTLGVIFGYQKSDAWYEGKFDGVKENIKSYELGLAGKYDFNENVDLAVNLTYSTNDHKFETNNGFGAIHGAKYKSQIWDFSTRAGYKFLFENGYIKPYLGLGAIRVNEDAISRLKFSSASKTAPNGTAGIYAIKAFGDLQIFANAEYEHRFSGDSYHASRKYSDRYDVEGLDYSSGVFNGAIGLKYKILQSVGLSASYELSESKNSLARAAFDVEF; encoded by the coding sequence ATGCTAAAGTCTTTGAAAAAAATCGTATCTCTTGCGCTTGTCGGTGCAGCAGGGTTCGGCTATGCGAGCGAGCAGAATTCCTGGAGCTATGCAAACGCGCAAAAATCACCTTCCAACAACACTTCCCATTCCGACGTAATGAGCGCTGCGGATAGCTTGGGCGCGAAATTAAGTAGGCGCGACGCGGCTAGCGATAGCTCCGCGAGCGACGAGTATGAAAGCTCATTTCGTATCAAGCTCGAGTACGCAAGGGGCTTTGCCAAAAAGGGCTCATATTCGGGTAGGCTTAATAATCAGCGCGTTATGATGCCTGCATTTCGCTGGACGGGCAATAGCGGCGTAAATGCCGAGTTTTGGAACGGCATTACCAATATAGGCGGCGCGCTGGTTCCTTATGTGGCTTTCGGCTCTTACGAAGCGGCGACGCCGGGCAATCAAACCACGCAATATCTGGTCAGAAGAGAAGAAGACGCAGTTCAGATGAAGCGAAATATCGCGGCGGGCATATCAAATTTAGGCTATACCTATACTACAAATTCTACTAGAAATTTAAATTTAGTCTATGCCGATATTGATAATTTCGTAAATTTCTACGGCAGAGAAAATATCGCAGGATACTTCATCGACGAGGTTAATACCGAAAATAATCCCGTAACTATCGCCTATATGAAGAGTATCTACAATTATATAAAGACCAAATATCCGGGAATGCTCGTTTTGGCAAATAACGGCTGGGGCGTGCGCGACGCCATAGCTCCCTATGCGGACGTTTGGATGCTGCAAGAGGTGAGCGCGGATGAGTATATAAACCACTACCGCCCTAGAACCTCGGAATTTGAAAAAGACCCCGCAAATTCCTCTAAAATTTTGCACGTCATATATAACGCAAGACCAGATCAGTACGATGAGATCATAAGATTATCTCGCGAGCGCAACGCGGCAAATCTATTCATCACCTCCGATACGAATGCCTATCCTAGCGGATACGACGATCTGCCTACCTATTTTGAAGCGCTGATGCTGGCGATCAATAACTTCACGCCTAAAAACGGCAGCCTGTTTTCGCAGGTCGCAAGAGGCGGCAACCGCATAGGCATCGAGATGCCGCGCTCGAAGGTCGATCTGGATCTTACAAAGCTTGCAAGAAATTCCGCTTATAAAAATTTAACCGACACTGACGGGCAGGAGTTTAACGTAAACGTAAGCGCGATAGGAAACTACGGCGGGGATTACAAAGACCGCTCGGGCGGCGTCAAATACGATCACAAGAGCGACGGAATTTTACTCGGAGCCTCCAAGAAAGTGGATGATCTTACGCTGGGCGTGATCTTTGGGTACCAAAAATCGGACGCTTGGTACGAGGGTAAATTCGACGGTGTCAAAGAAAACATTAAATCCTACGAGCTAGGTCTGGCGGGTAAATACGATTTTAACGAGAACGTGGATCTGGCAGTCAATTTAACATATTCGACGAACGATCATAAATTTGAAACCAACAACGGATTCGGCGCTATCCACGGCGCGAAATACAAGTCGCAAATTTGGGATTTCAGCACGAGAGCAGGGTATAAATTTTTATTTGAAAACGGCTATATAAAGCCGTATTTGGGGCTTGGAGCGATTAGGGTGAACGAGGATGCTATCTCTAGGCTTAAATTTAGCTCCGCTTCAAAAACCGCGCCGAACGGCACCGCGGGAATTTACGCGATCAAGGCTTTCGGCGATCTGCAGATATTTGCAAATGCGGAGTATGAGCATCGATTTAGCGGCGATTCGTATCATGCAAGCAGAAAGTATTCGGATAGATACGACGTCGAGGGGCTTGATTATTCTAGCGGCGTATTTAACGGTGCGATCGGGCTGAAATATAAGATCCTTCAAAGCGTCGGACTCAGCGCATCGTACGAGCTAAGCGAGAGCAAAAATAGCCTGGCAAGAGCCGCTTTTGACGTGGAGTTTTGA
- the rplT gene encoding 50S ribosomal protein L20, producing MARVKTGIVRRRRHNKVLKLARGFYSARRKHFRKAKEQLERSLVYAFRDRRAKKRDFRRLWIVRINAACRLNDISYSKFINGLRKAGIELDRKILANMAMNDAEAFATVAKKAKAALK from the coding sequence ATGGCAAGAGTAAAAACAGGCATCGTTAGACGCCGCCGTCACAACAAGGTGCTAAAGCTTGCGCGCGGATTTTATAGCGCAAGACGCAAACATTTCAGAAAGGCCAAAGAGCAGCTGGAGAGAAGCCTCGTTTACGCCTTCCGTGACAGACGCGCGAAAAAACGCGATTTCCGCAGACTTTGGATAGTGCGCATCAATGCAGCTTGCAGGCTAAACGACATCAGCTATTCTAAATTTATAAACGGACTTAGAAAAGCGGGCATCGAGCTTGATAGAAAAATTTTAGCAAATATGGCTATGAACGATGCCGAAGCTTTCGCAACCGTTGCGAAGAAGGCAAAAGCGGCATTAAAATAA
- the rpmI gene encoding 50S ribosomal protein L35: MPKMKSVRGAVKRFKAGKNKIKRGSAFRSHILTKMSQKRKRNLREAQYVDSTNVSAVKKMLCK; encoded by the coding sequence ATGCCAAAGATGAAAAGCGTGCGCGGTGCCGTCAAGCGTTTTAAAGCGGGCAAAAACAAGATCAAAAGAGGCTCGGCGTTTCGCAGCCACATTTTGACGAAGATGTCTCAAAAACGCAAGAGGAATTTGCGCGAGGCCCAATACGTCGATTCTACGAACGTATCTGCGGTTAAAAAAATGCTTTGCAAATAG
- a CDS encoding glycosyltransferase family 2 protein produces the protein MTEDIFLSIAVPTYNRAKFLDKSLNSLCKSVYKSERRDIEILILDNASSDKTSDIAKKYIDFGFVKYIKNSENTGPDNNFKKAISLSRGKYIWIFGDDDLVFDDTIKYLMQILDSSSEFGIIHLKAQNFIDEIKPVEFKEFSNFKIYDDDRSEFIKEAHTNLTFITSNIVNKSLFDRIDLHAIANNNLPQLYWNIACAILSDKQVVVFDKIYAARQFNSGRYNFSEVFGTNLNDTLSAIEKNFDADFVLEIFRKRLLIYYYPANIIRIRNGLSAVRNENCFCNLYKIYKKFPSFWIFTVSAMWIPKKLGLLIVKFMQKTI, from the coding sequence TTGACTGAGGATATTTTTTTAAGCATTGCAGTACCGACTTATAATAGAGCAAAATTCTTAGATAAAAGTCTAAATAGTCTATGCAAAAGCGTGTATAAAAGCGAGCGAAGAGATATTGAAATTTTAATTTTAGATAATGCTTCCAGTGATAAAACCTCAGATATTGCAAAAAAATATATTGATTTTGGATTTGTAAAATATATAAAAAATAGTGAAAATACTGGTCCAGATAATAATTTCAAAAAAGCGATTTCTTTGTCGCGCGGAAAATATATATGGATATTCGGCGATGATGATTTGGTATTTGATGATACGATTAAATATTTAATGCAGATACTAGATTCTTCTTCGGAATTTGGCATCATTCATTTAAAGGCACAAAATTTCATAGACGAAATTAAGCCAGTAGAATTTAAAGAATTTAGTAATTTTAAAATTTATGATGATGATAGATCCGAGTTTATAAAAGAAGCCCATACTAATTTAACTTTTATAACTTCTAATATAGTAAATAAAAGTTTATTTGATAGAATCGATTTGCACGCGATAGCAAATAACAATCTTCCGCAGCTTTATTGGAATATCGCCTGCGCGATTTTATCTGATAAGCAAGTCGTGGTATTTGATAAAATTTATGCAGCAAGGCAGTTTAATAGTGGAAGATATAATTTTTCAGAGGTATTTGGTACAAATTTAAATGATACCCTAAGCGCTATTGAAAAGAATTTTGACGCAGATTTCGTGCTTGAAATTTTTAGAAAAAGGCTTTTAATATATTATTATCCCGCCAATATAATTAGGATACGAAACGGCCTTTCTGCGGTTAGGAACGAAAACTGCTTTTGTAATTTATATAAAATTTATAAGAAATTCCCTTCTTTTTGGATATTCACGGTTAGCGCGATGTGGATACCAAAAAAGCTAGGTCTTTTAATAGTTAAATTTATGCAAAAGACGATTTAG
- a CDS encoding glycosyltransferase family 2 protein: protein MKKISIVTACFNEEENVEEVYARVKKVMGEFPEYAYEHIFIDNASTDRTVEILKRLAKDDKNLKIIVNSRNFGHIKSPTYALLGADGDAVISIVADLQDPPEMIAQFIEKWQEGNDLVLAIKRDSEERGVMFKIRECYYELLSKLSEIEIFKNFTGFGLFDKKVIAALRQMHDPYPFFRGMLAEAGYKVAKIPYDQPVRIKGVTKNNFYTLYDMGILGIICNSKVPLRLATFIGMITGVLSIIVGLVYFILKLIYWDEMNVGIAPLIILFSFVSSGILFFIGIIGEYIGAIYTQVLNRPLVFEKERINFD, encoded by the coding sequence ATGAAAAAGATCAGTATAGTTACCGCCTGCTTTAATGAGGAGGAGAACGTAGAGGAGGTCTATGCGCGCGTAAAAAAAGTTATGGGCGAATTTCCGGAGTACGCCTACGAGCATATATTTATTGATAATGCTTCGACCGATAGGACGGTTGAAATTTTAAAACGCCTAGCAAAGGATGATAAAAATTTAAAGATCATCGTAAATTCCAGAAACTTCGGGCATATCAAATCGCCAACCTATGCGCTTTTGGGTGCAGACGGAGATGCTGTTATCTCTATCGTAGCCGATTTGCAAGATCCGCCCGAGATGATTGCGCAGTTTATAGAAAAATGGCAAGAGGGCAACGACTTGGTCTTGGCTATCAAGCGAGATAGCGAGGAGCGCGGCGTGATGTTTAAAATCAGAGAGTGTTATTACGAGCTCTTATCAAAACTATCTGAGATCGAAATTTTTAAGAATTTTACCGGCTTTGGACTTTTTGATAAAAAGGTCATCGCGGCTCTTAGACAGATGCATGATCCGTATCCGTTCTTTCGAGGAATGCTCGCAGAAGCCGGCTATAAGGTAGCTAAGATTCCTTACGATCAGCCGGTAAGAATTAAAGGAGTTACCAAAAACAACTTCTACACGCTTTATGATATGGGGATACTCGGTATAATCTGCAATTCCAAAGTACCACTTCGGCTTGCAACCTTTATAGGCATGATAACGGGCGTTTTAAGTATAATAGTAGGACTTGTGTATTTTATACTTAAGCTAATTTATTGGGACGAGATGAACGTAGGCATCGCGCCTCTCATAATACTTTTTTCATTTGTCTCATCTGGAATTTTATTTTTTATCGGTATAATAGGCGAATACATAGGTGCGATCTATACTCAAGTATTAAATCGCCCGTTGGTATTTGAAAAGGAAAGAATAAATTTTGACTGA
- a CDS encoding GtrA family protein translates to MPIKRQLISFLLVGILNTAFGYGLFALFIYIGLYYPLAVLFSTILGVLFNFKTIGKLVFGSSDNGLILRFALVYVITYLLNIFFLWLFNKLGFENMYINGFVLLIPLAAVSFLLNKFFVFRR, encoded by the coding sequence ATGCCCATAAAACGCCAGCTCATATCCTTCCTCCTCGTCGGAATCCTAAATACCGCCTTCGGATATGGGCTATTTGCTCTTTTTATTTATATCGGTCTATATTATCCGCTCGCCGTGCTGTTTTCTACGATACTTGGCGTATTGTTTAATTTTAAAACTATAGGTAAGCTAGTGTTTGGTAGCAGTGATAATGGTTTGATTCTTAGATTTGCCTTAGTTTATGTCATAACCTATCTTTTAAATATATTCTTTTTATGGCTATTTAATAAGCTTGGTTTCGAAAATATGTATATAAACGGTTTTGTGCTTTTGATCCCGCTAGCTGCGGTGTCATTTTTGTTAAATAAATTTTTCGTCTTTAGGAGATGA